A single window of Nitrospira sp. CR1.1 DNA harbors:
- a CDS encoding DUF814 domain-containing protein produces MALTATEIGSIVQELAPALAEGWIQKISQPLPDTLILEIRVPGHTRRLLCSLRDETARIHLAHQPLPNPPTPPSFCQLLRARIQGARIDTIGHIAGDRIVRLDLTSRDGPVSLIAELFSRNADLLFLDGEGLTHATLRHNKDRIGLVYQAPTATSVRFSPHEVPASGPDTQPLVGDHRFPISSRLEAFYREREAELSHQAQARARESGLRKHLKKLLRRMAALRQDLEQAGRYEPYARYGELLKANLGLLKKGRNTVSVVDYYDERLPELTIPLDPTKGPQANMDAYFAKYRKFVSAQREISPRLASIETEVQQTQAELEAIKQGTWQPPSTEGRSSSRVTPAPRRNRAAAVESRGPFRRFISSDGHPILVGRNARENDDLTFGLAKSEDLWLHARGTPGSHVVVRLDKGTEPPQETIRDAATLALLYSNLKKSGKGDVIYTRRKWVKKAKGQAPGAVTVTQEKSIYVTLDKPRLDALKSRSAHG; encoded by the coding sequence ATGGCTCTCACTGCGACAGAAATTGGTTCCATTGTCCAAGAACTGGCGCCGGCGCTGGCTGAAGGCTGGATTCAGAAAATTTCTCAACCACTCCCCGACACCCTCATCTTAGAAATTCGCGTCCCCGGGCATACTCGCCGGCTGCTCTGCTCCCTGCGGGACGAAACGGCGCGGATACATCTCGCACATCAGCCCCTCCCCAATCCTCCGACCCCGCCCTCCTTCTGCCAGCTGCTACGGGCTCGAATCCAGGGCGCGCGCATCGACACCATTGGCCACATTGCAGGCGACCGGATCGTCCGCCTTGACCTCACCAGCCGGGATGGGCCGGTATCACTCATCGCAGAACTCTTCAGCCGCAACGCGGATCTCCTCTTTCTTGATGGAGAAGGCCTGACACATGCCACGCTTCGGCACAATAAAGACCGCATCGGTCTGGTGTATCAGGCTCCGACGGCGACATCTGTTCGATTCTCGCCTCATGAAGTGCCGGCATCCGGGCCGGACACGCAACCGCTGGTCGGCGATCATCGCTTCCCCATTTCATCCAGACTCGAAGCGTTCTATCGGGAACGCGAAGCGGAGTTATCCCACCAGGCTCAAGCCCGCGCGCGGGAATCGGGACTGCGAAAACATCTCAAAAAGCTCCTGCGCCGCATGGCCGCGCTCCGCCAGGACCTTGAACAGGCTGGACGGTACGAACCCTATGCACGGTACGGGGAATTGTTGAAGGCGAATCTCGGCCTGCTCAAGAAGGGGCGGAATACGGTCTCAGTCGTGGACTATTACGACGAACGCCTGCCTGAATTGACGATTCCGCTCGATCCCACCAAGGGGCCGCAGGCCAACATGGATGCGTACTTTGCCAAGTATCGTAAGTTCGTGTCGGCGCAGCGGGAAATCTCGCCACGCCTGGCTTCGATCGAAACAGAGGTTCAACAGACCCAAGCCGAACTGGAAGCGATCAAACAGGGAACTTGGCAGCCACCGAGTACGGAAGGACGCTCTTCGTCACGAGTGACGCCGGCCCCCAGACGCAATCGCGCCGCCGCCGTCGAATCCCGCGGGCCATTCCGGCGTTTTATCTCATCGGACGGCCATCCCATTCTAGTCGGTCGCAATGCCCGCGAGAATGACGACCTCACCTTCGGACTCGCCAAAAGCGAAGACCTCTGGCTTCACGCGCGCGGCACGCCCGGTTCACATGTCGTCGTGCGATTGGACAAAGGCACGGAGCCGCCTCAAGAAACGATCCGAGACGCGGCGACATTGGCCCTCCTGTACAGTAATTTAAAAAAAAGCGGGAAGGGCGATGTGATCTATACCCGCCGCAAGTGGGTCAAGAAAGCCAAAGGGCAAGCACCGGGCGCCGTCACCGTCACGCAGGAAAAGTCCATTTACGTCACGCTCGATAAACCACGCCTGGATGCACTCAAATCCAGAAGCGCGCACGGATGA
- a CDS encoding GAF domain-containing protein, whose translation MLECPHMGTPTDTRDWFPTLSALLQVKTLRQFDEQLQQALTRLLDCEAIAFYLYSETTAAFSPVSESLRDPASPAYPIAQLPAAGTIKEAAVLAGQAILTDDLSHSPWAEAQAIAPHICRATSVLVSPIRMPLESVTGSTTKTLAVIVAAAPGKPGAFSEEDRIFLDLLSRHIAPVLTAVLAAEERDTLVAINNQVVLGAITLDNLIHSIQPILRDVIHHDVIGFVRFVGEPHNRWFDIVACEGVDIDQGILRQFPFEQMAAAEILATRRPLLLTGHNQDRFAEHRYFESLGVFSAMLCPLLVRGTPYGFLAIGSKRRNAFSERDLALTEQIGFHLSHAITNLSAYDQIRQLKDQLEQENVYLREEMGASLDLKSLVGDSPALQKSLRAIEMVAPTDSTVLITGETGTGKELVAQAIHRLSPRRQNALITVNCAALPPTLIESELFGHEKGAFTSATSRKLGRFELAHGGTIFLDEVGELPIDVQMKLLRVLEAQEFNRLGGSHTIRVDVRVLAATNVDLEQAIKRRAFRADLFYRLNVFPLRLPTLRERRDDIPLLARHFAQKYGLRHRKPVTRINSAALKALSAYDWPGNVRELEHLMERAVIVSRGSILTIDELDGLGLSHERTSPPRTLAEAERAHIMEVLVRTNWILAGKQGAAEKLGMKRSTLQHRMKKLDINRPPRHAS comes from the coding sequence ATGCTAGAGTGCCCACATATGGGCACCCCTACTGACACGCGCGACTGGTTTCCCACACTCAGCGCTCTGCTCCAGGTGAAAACACTGCGCCAATTCGACGAACAACTCCAGCAAGCACTCACCCGCCTTCTGGACTGCGAGGCCATCGCCTTCTACCTGTACAGCGAGACGACTGCCGCGTTTTCACCGGTCTCCGAGAGCTTGCGCGACCCGGCTTCCCCCGCCTACCCGATTGCGCAATTACCCGCGGCCGGGACCATCAAGGAAGCAGCGGTCCTTGCCGGACAGGCGATCCTGACCGACGATCTCAGCCATTCTCCCTGGGCCGAAGCCCAAGCGATCGCGCCGCACATCTGCCGGGCCACGTCTGTGCTGGTCTCCCCCATTAGAATGCCCCTCGAATCCGTGACCGGCTCGACCACCAAGACGCTGGCTGTCATCGTCGCTGCCGCGCCCGGGAAACCGGGAGCCTTCTCTGAGGAGGACCGCATATTCCTCGACCTGTTGAGCCGGCACATCGCACCGGTCCTGACCGCCGTCCTCGCGGCTGAAGAACGGGACACGCTGGTGGCCATCAACAACCAGGTCGTGCTGGGCGCCATCACGCTCGACAACCTGATCCATTCGATTCAACCGATTCTCCGCGACGTCATCCATCATGACGTGATCGGCTTCGTGCGCTTTGTCGGCGAACCCCACAACCGCTGGTTCGACATCGTGGCCTGCGAAGGCGTTGATATCGACCAGGGCATCTTGCGGCAATTTCCGTTCGAGCAGATGGCCGCTGCCGAAATTCTGGCCACCCGCAGGCCGCTCCTTCTCACCGGACACAATCAGGACCGATTTGCCGAACACCGGTACTTCGAATCGCTTGGAGTGTTCTCCGCCATGCTCTGCCCCCTCCTCGTTCGAGGAACCCCTTATGGCTTCCTTGCCATCGGAAGCAAACGGCGGAATGCGTTCTCCGAACGCGACCTGGCCCTGACGGAACAAATCGGCTTTCACCTTTCCCATGCCATCACCAATCTCTCGGCCTATGACCAGATCCGGCAACTCAAGGACCAACTGGAGCAGGAAAACGTGTACCTGCGCGAAGAAATGGGCGCCTCATTAGACCTGAAAAGCCTCGTGGGCGACAGCCCCGCACTTCAGAAATCGCTCAGAGCGATTGAAATGGTCGCGCCCACCGATTCCACAGTGCTGATCACGGGAGAGACCGGAACCGGCAAAGAACTGGTGGCCCAAGCCATTCATCGGCTGTCTCCGCGCCGCCAGAACGCGCTGATTACCGTGAACTGCGCGGCGCTCCCGCCGACGCTCATCGAATCCGAACTGTTCGGACATGAAAAAGGCGCATTCACCAGCGCGACGTCCCGGAAACTGGGCCGATTCGAACTGGCTCACGGCGGCACGATCTTTCTCGACGAAGTCGGGGAACTCCCCATCGATGTCCAGATGAAGCTTCTGCGCGTGCTGGAAGCGCAGGAGTTCAACCGGCTCGGTGGAAGCCACACCATCCGCGTGGACGTGCGCGTCCTGGCGGCAACGAATGTCGATCTGGAACAAGCCATCAAACGCCGCGCCTTTCGCGCCGATCTCTTCTATCGCCTGAATGTCTTCCCGCTTCGCCTGCCGACCCTCCGGGAACGCCGCGACGACATTCCGCTGCTGGCTCGCCACTTTGCCCAAAAATATGGCCTCCGTCATCGTAAGCCGGTGACCCGCATCAACAGCGCCGCACTCAAGGCCCTGTCCGCATACGACTGGCCGGGAAATGTTCGGGAACTGGAGCATCTTATGGAACGCGCGGTAATCGTCAGTCGGGGGTCTATCCTTACGATCGATGAACTGGATGGACTCGGTCTCAGCCATGAGCGGACCTCCCCGCCTCGCACCTTGGCGGAGGCGGAGCGCGCGCACATTATGGAGGTGCTGGTTCGGACCAACTGGATATTGGCGGGAAAGCAGGGCGCTGCCGAAAAACTGGGCATGAAACGTTCGACGCTGCAGCACCGCATGAAAAAATTGGATATCAACCGCCCTCCCAGACATGCCTCATAA
- a CDS encoding FtsX-like permease family protein, giving the protein MSYVALRMLFGDRAKYLMLLCGLTFAVMLIVQQGSIFWGLMMWSQSSISNINVPIWVTDPGIGQVDEVKPIADTAVDRVRSVSGVEWAVPLYKGVLRARLANGDYHQITLTGLDAPTLIGRPAEVLEGRFEDILEPDAVVLDQWAVERMGGPSVIGVGTLFELNDKLARVVAIAKTQKSFTNIPVVYTTYERAIRYVPRERRTLSYVLAKAIDEAPVSEVTSRIHEQTGLGAFSAEEFGWKTIRWVLKNTGIGINFGTTILLGFIVGMAIAGQTFYLFTVENLKQFGALKAMGASTFTLARMILLQAFTVGLTGYGVGIGLATGFGFLSARGGGLPFVETWQLLLLVLVALLGICTLSALISITKLARLEPAIVFR; this is encoded by the coding sequence ATGAGCTACGTGGCGCTCAGAATGCTCTTCGGCGATCGCGCGAAATACCTCATGCTACTCTGCGGGCTGACCTTTGCCGTCATGCTGATCGTGCAACAGGGGTCGATTTTCTGGGGCCTCATGATGTGGTCGCAATCCAGCATCAGCAACATTAATGTGCCCATTTGGGTCACCGACCCCGGAATCGGTCAGGTTGACGAAGTTAAACCCATCGCCGATACCGCGGTGGACCGGGTACGCAGCGTATCCGGAGTGGAGTGGGCCGTCCCCCTGTATAAAGGCGTGTTACGGGCTCGCCTCGCCAACGGGGACTACCACCAGATCACCCTGACCGGATTGGATGCTCCCACGCTCATCGGGCGTCCCGCCGAAGTGCTGGAAGGCCGGTTTGAAGATATTCTGGAACCTGACGCCGTCGTCCTGGATCAATGGGCAGTTGAACGAATGGGTGGGCCCTCGGTGATCGGGGTCGGCACGCTATTCGAGTTGAACGACAAATTGGCCCGGGTCGTCGCGATTGCCAAAACACAGAAGAGCTTCACGAACATCCCCGTGGTCTATACCACTTACGAACGCGCCATTCGCTATGTACCCCGTGAGCGCCGGACGCTGTCCTACGTGCTGGCCAAAGCCATTGACGAAGCGCCCGTGAGCGAGGTCACCTCCCGCATTCATGAACAAACCGGACTGGGCGCGTTCAGCGCCGAAGAATTCGGCTGGAAGACCATCAGATGGGTTCTCAAAAATACCGGTATCGGCATCAACTTCGGCACCACGATCCTGCTGGGGTTCATCGTCGGCATGGCCATCGCGGGACAAACGTTTTATCTGTTTACGGTGGAAAACCTCAAACAATTCGGCGCGCTCAAGGCGATGGGAGCGTCCACGTTCACGCTCGCGCGGATGATCCTCCTGCAAGCCTTCACCGTGGGACTGACCGGCTACGGAGTCGGGATTGGTCTTGCCACGGGGTTCGGATTTCTTTCAGCCAGGGGCGGGGGCTTGCCCTTTGTAGAGACCTGGCAGTTGCTGCTCCTGGTGCTCGTGGCACTCCTGGGCATCTGCACGCTGTCGGCGTTGATCAGTATTACCAAACTCGCGCGACTCGAACCGGCCATTGTGTTTCGATGA
- a CDS encoding ATP-binding cassette domain-containing protein — protein sequence MDGPADNAATAQEPPRLPVAVQVRGLVKSFGTGETTVTVLKGIDLDVHFGELLLLVGESGGGKTTLLSAIAGILDIDAGELEVLGASLTNMTAGTRTSFRGQRMGFVFQQFNLLPALTAAENVAIPLLIQGLRRPEAISRGRLMLERVGLGDRTEFLPRNLSGGQQQRVAVARALVNDPQLLVCDEPTAALDGPNGQKIMELIRDVGRAPNRCVIVVTHDSRVFHFGDRMAELTDGRIVGVHPIHAEATA from the coding sequence ATGGATGGTCCGGCAGACAATGCAGCAACGGCGCAGGAACCGCCCCGCCTCCCTGTGGCAGTCCAGGTGCGAGGCCTGGTGAAATCCTTCGGGACGGGCGAAACCACCGTGACAGTGCTCAAGGGCATCGACCTTGATGTGCATTTCGGCGAATTATTGCTGTTGGTCGGAGAATCCGGTGGAGGCAAGACCACCTTGCTTTCAGCCATTGCCGGAATTCTCGATATCGACGCCGGCGAACTCGAGGTGCTGGGCGCCTCGCTCACCAACATGACAGCGGGCACTCGAACCAGTTTTCGGGGACAGCGAATGGGATTTGTCTTTCAACAATTCAACCTCCTGCCCGCATTGACGGCAGCGGAAAACGTCGCCATCCCGCTCTTGATTCAGGGCCTGCGGAGACCCGAGGCCATTTCGAGGGGGCGGCTGATGCTGGAACGCGTGGGGCTCGGCGATCGCACCGAATTTCTGCCCCGGAATCTTTCCGGCGGACAACAACAACGCGTTGCCGTCGCGCGCGCATTGGTCAACGATCCGCAGCTCCTCGTCTGCGACGAACCGACTGCCGCGCTCGACGGGCCCAACGGACAGAAGATCATGGAGTTGATTCGCGACGTCGGGCGGGCGCCAAACCGCTGCGTCATCGTCGTCACCCACGACAGCCGGGTCTTTCATTTCGGTGATCGCATGGCGGAACTCACGGACGGCCGCATTGTGGGCGTCCATCCGATTCACGCAGAGGCAACCGCATGA
- a CDS encoding biotin/lipoyl-binding protein yields the protein MMILNRVSVWLALVCAAFAAWSVLTAGNTAPMPTPVVEPPRSPFATTVAASGIIEAANENVRIGPPSAGLVTKVLVAVGDGVREGDPLLQLDDRDLRAQLVARQAAIPPAEAQMEEQKYRIGDLDTQLKRLKSVRDSRAVSEDDVKRTWYAAEMAKRAMSRFEAALKQVIAQRDETQLLLDRLTVRAPRAGTILQVNIRAGEFALTTGAAEPLMLLGDMQQLQVRAEVDEVNAPLVAPQRPAVAYLKGNTAQAIPLTFVRIEPYIVPKKSLTGDNTERVDTRVLQIIYRFDRPGFPVYAGQQVDVFIERTSTGRPAQAQAGEPSGEMSPK from the coding sequence ATGATGATTCTCAATCGTGTCAGTGTCTGGCTCGCGCTTGTGTGCGCGGCATTCGCTGCCTGGTCCGTCCTGACCGCCGGCAACACCGCTCCCATGCCGACACCGGTCGTGGAACCACCCCGCTCCCCCTTTGCGACCACCGTCGCGGCCAGCGGCATCATCGAAGCAGCCAACGAGAATGTGCGTATCGGCCCGCCGAGCGCGGGGCTGGTGACCAAGGTCCTTGTCGCGGTCGGAGACGGGGTGCGAGAGGGCGATCCGCTGTTGCAGTTAGACGATCGCGACCTTCGCGCGCAACTCGTGGCCCGGCAGGCAGCCATTCCACCGGCAGAAGCGCAAATGGAAGAACAGAAATACCGCATCGGCGATCTGGACACGCAACTCAAGCGGTTGAAATCCGTTCGCGATAGTCGGGCCGTCAGCGAGGACGATGTCAAACGCACCTGGTATGCCGCGGAAATGGCGAAACGCGCCATGAGTCGTTTTGAGGCGGCGCTGAAACAGGTCATCGCGCAACGGGACGAAACGCAACTGCTGCTGGACCGGCTGACCGTTCGCGCGCCGCGCGCCGGCACGATCCTGCAGGTGAATATCCGGGCCGGGGAATTCGCACTGACGACGGGCGCCGCCGAACCGCTCATGCTGTTGGGAGATATGCAGCAATTACAGGTCCGCGCAGAAGTGGATGAGGTTAACGCCCCGCTCGTCGCCCCGCAGCGGCCGGCTGTCGCCTACTTGAAGGGCAATACGGCGCAAGCCATTCCCCTGACCTTTGTTCGCATCGAACCATACATTGTTCCCAAAAAATCCCTGACCGGCGACAACACCGAACGGGTGGACACGCGCGTCCTTCAGATCATCTACCGGTTTGATCGCCCGGGATTCCCCGTCTATGCCGGTCAACAGGTCGATGTGTTCATCGAACGAACCTCAACCGGCCGGCCGGCCCAAGCACAGGCCGGCGAACCTTCCGGCGAGATGTCGCCAAAATGA
- a CDS encoding efflux transporter outer membrane subunit produces the protein MNRPDFVTHAAPAVFVMLAIALAGCLQGQPYTRPPVETPADWTRVASGPLLAGDSGKTPEADWWRAFRNEELTQFVERALAQNHDVRRAVSRVIEGRASVTTAGAGLYPQLNVQGSYTNISISKNTFAGLGLATGQQPGPQVFARPGSSFDLWNGAADLRWELDVWGRIRRGMEAASADAQAIEQDARAIALTLIGDVGQAYFRIRELDEQIEIAQRALALRRDSLEIIGKRASVGLASDLDVKRTEVLVAESAGQIPDLTRLRAMELHRLEVLTGSAPGSVALAPMSLRKVIVQPDIPVGLPSQLLERRPDILQAEATLIAANARIGQARAYFFPTLSITGQGGLQSAEFANWFTGNSANFSIGPSVTLPIFLGGTNVARLDAAESRYQQMLEAYQQTILLAFREVADLLVSIQARAEQLTRQREQALAATAAVGLAEVRYRKGLVNYLDVLDAQRTMLAAETQLAQTERARLTDMVSLYKALGGGWQQLPATPSTPTSRSMPR, from the coding sequence ATGAACCGGCCGGACTTCGTAACACATGCGGCCCCGGCAGTCTTCGTGATGCTGGCCATTGCACTGGCCGGGTGCCTGCAAGGCCAGCCCTATACACGTCCGCCGGTTGAGACGCCCGCCGACTGGACTCGCGTGGCCTCCGGGCCGCTGCTCGCCGGCGACTCCGGAAAAACACCGGAAGCCGATTGGTGGCGGGCGTTCCGGAACGAGGAACTCACACAATTCGTCGAACGCGCGCTCGCGCAAAATCACGATGTGCGTCGAGCCGTCTCTCGCGTGATCGAAGGCCGCGCGTCGGTCACCACCGCCGGCGCAGGGCTCTATCCCCAACTGAACGTGCAGGGCAGTTACACCAACATCTCCATCTCCAAAAATACGTTCGCGGGACTCGGATTGGCGACCGGACAACAACCCGGGCCTCAGGTTTTCGCCAGACCCGGCAGCAGTTTCGACCTCTGGAACGGAGCGGCCGACCTGCGCTGGGAGCTCGATGTCTGGGGCCGCATTCGTCGCGGGATGGAAGCCGCCTCTGCCGATGCGCAGGCCATCGAACAAGATGCGCGCGCGATCGCCCTGACCCTGATCGGAGATGTGGGCCAGGCCTATTTCCGCATTCGCGAATTGGACGAGCAGATTGAGATCGCCCAACGCGCCTTGGCCCTGCGCCGGGATTCGCTGGAGATCATCGGCAAACGTGCGTCCGTGGGGTTGGCCTCCGACCTGGATGTGAAACGGACGGAAGTGCTGGTCGCCGAAAGCGCGGGACAGATTCCCGATTTAACCCGCCTGCGCGCGATGGAATTGCATCGCCTGGAAGTCCTGACCGGATCGGCGCCCGGCAGTGTGGCACTGGCGCCGATGTCGTTGAGAAAAGTCATTGTCCAGCCGGATATTCCGGTCGGCCTTCCGTCACAGTTGCTGGAACGGCGACCCGACATTCTGCAGGCTGAAGCCACCCTTATCGCCGCGAATGCTCGCATCGGCCAGGCGCGTGCCTACTTTTTCCCGACCCTATCCATCACCGGTCAGGGAGGGCTGCAAAGCGCCGAGTTTGCCAACTGGTTCACAGGCAACAGCGCCAACTTCAGCATCGGCCCATCGGTGACCCTGCCCATCTTTCTCGGTGGAACCAATGTGGCGAGGCTGGATGCGGCTGAATCACGCTATCAACAAATGCTGGAAGCTTACCAACAGACGATTCTGCTCGCCTTTCGGGAGGTCGCAGATTTATTGGTGTCGATCCAGGCCCGCGCCGAGCAACTGACGCGACAACGGGAGCAGGCCCTAGCCGCCACGGCCGCCGTCGGGTTGGCGGAAGTCCGCTATCGAAAGGGGCTCGTGAATTACCTTGATGTCCTGGACGCCCAGCGGACGATGCTGGCGGCGGAAACGCAACTCGCGCAAACAGAGCGGGCGCGGCTAACCGATATGGTAAGCCTTTACAAAGCGCTCGGCGGCGGATGGCAGCAGCTTCCCGCGACTCCTTCCACTCCGACGTCGAGATCGATGCCACGGTGA
- a CDS encoding tetratricopeptide repeat protein: MRDGVRGQIPARPSYPAFIILTGGLVLLFAAQVFSASPETPAAKSGMPGAKILEEEQILSTTDKITQPVDTDAEAMRHNDLGVAFVFKGDLGQAIDEFTHALRLQPNYFAAHLNLANTLLDIGRHDAAMVEFKEALRLKPDDPKTHNDLGVALKEMGDPAGAIAEFRAVLRRNPTDVNAHNNLGVALKAMGDLDGAIAEYRTAASLQPNDVNAHFNLGLGLMEKRQPEAAINEFRTALHLRPNDAKIRFNLGHALADLGQRMEAAQELRQYLRLELDTPANRRWLEQAEAKLRELEMP; this comes from the coding sequence ATGCGAGACGGTGTCCGCGGCCAGATTCCGGCACGCCCTAGTTACCCGGCGTTCATCATTCTGACAGGGGGCCTTGTCCTCCTGTTCGCCGCACAAGTCTTTTCTGCCTCGCCGGAAACCCCTGCGGCCAAATCCGGGATGCCCGGCGCGAAGATCCTGGAAGAAGAGCAGATTCTCTCCACCACCGATAAGATCACGCAACCGGTTGATACCGATGCTGAGGCGATGCGGCACAACGATCTCGGCGTTGCGTTCGTCTTTAAGGGGGATCTTGGGCAAGCCATCGACGAATTTACACACGCGCTTCGACTGCAACCGAATTATTTTGCCGCGCACCTTAACCTGGCCAATACGCTGCTCGATATCGGTCGGCATGATGCGGCCATGGTTGAATTCAAGGAAGCCTTGCGGCTCAAACCGGACGATCCAAAAACGCACAATGATCTGGGGGTGGCCCTCAAGGAGATGGGAGATCCGGCAGGGGCCATCGCGGAATTCAGAGCCGTGTTACGCCGCAATCCCACCGATGTGAATGCTCACAACAACCTGGGCGTGGCGCTCAAAGCCATGGGTGACCTCGACGGGGCGATCGCAGAATATCGCACCGCTGCCAGCCTGCAACCGAACGATGTGAACGCGCACTTCAATCTGGGGCTCGGACTGATGGAAAAGCGTCAACCGGAAGCCGCCATCAACGAGTTCCGCACGGCGCTGCACCTGCGACCCAACGACGCGAAGATCCGCTTCAACCTTGGCCATGCGCTGGCCGATCTGGGGCAACGCATGGAGGCGGCCCAGGAATTACGGCAATACCTCCGCCTCGAACTCGATACGCCCGCCAATCGGCGATGGCTGGAACAAGCCGAAGCCAAACTGCGTGAACTGGAAATGCCGTAG
- a CDS encoding RNA-binding protein — MGSKIYVGGLPYSATEQQLSDLFAVHGAVESARIITDKFTGQSRGFGFVEMASSDEAQKAISALNGTDMGGRTLTVNEARPQEPRSGGPGRSGGGFNDRGGKRDRW; from the coding sequence ATGGGTTCTAAAATTTATGTTGGCGGGTTGCCGTATTCGGCAACCGAACAGCAGTTGAGCGATTTGTTCGCAGTGCACGGGGCGGTTGAATCGGCCCGTATCATTACGGACAAATTTACCGGCCAATCGAGAGGTTTCGGATTCGTCGAAATGGCCTCTTCAGACGAGGCGCAGAAGGCGATTTCCGCTCTCAATGGGACGGACATGGGTGGCCGGACATTGACGGTCAATGAAGCGCGTCCGCAGGAGCCTCGTTCTGGCGGTCCTGGACGGAGCGGCGGAGGATTCAACGATCGTGGTGGCAAGCGCGATCGCTGGTAA
- a CDS encoding ABC transporter permease — MPMAYHRIAALVIRHVYLYRRSLPRVMEIIYWPFLDLVVWGFITVYLATFQGQMPAVVTFLLGALILWDVLFRSQQGITISFLEEIWARNLMNLFASPLTPSEFLAATMVMSLFKVTAVSIVMSLCAWLFYGYNIFIIGLWLMPFIINLVLTGWIIGVFTTSLIMRFGQEAEVLAWSMVFLFQPISCVFYPMDVLPAWLRGVASINPAAHVFEGMRGLLATQAAPLTSLGLASGLNLLYLGGVVLWFHHTFNVCKERGSLVRVGE; from the coding sequence CTGCCGATGGCCTACCACCGTATTGCCGCCCTGGTGATCCGCCATGTGTACCTCTACCGCCGCAGCCTGCCGCGCGTGATGGAGATTATCTATTGGCCGTTTCTGGATCTGGTGGTGTGGGGCTTCATCACGGTCTACCTTGCGACATTTCAAGGCCAGATGCCGGCGGTTGTGACGTTTTTGCTTGGTGCGCTGATCCTCTGGGACGTGTTGTTCCGGTCGCAGCAGGGTATTACCATTTCGTTTCTCGAAGAAATCTGGGCACGCAACCTGATGAATCTCTTCGCCAGTCCGCTCACGCCGAGCGAGTTTCTCGCGGCGACGATGGTCATGAGTCTTTTTAAGGTCACTGCCGTATCGATTGTCATGTCCCTCTGCGCCTGGCTATTTTACGGCTACAATATCTTCATTATCGGCCTGTGGCTCATGCCGTTCATTATCAATCTCGTGTTGACCGGATGGATCATCGGTGTGTTCACGACGTCGCTGATCATGCGGTTCGGGCAGGAGGCGGAGGTGCTCGCCTGGAGCATGGTGTTCTTATTTCAGCCGATTTCCTGCGTGTTCTATCCGATGGACGTCCTGCCGGCCTGGCTGAGGGGAGTGGCCTCGATCAATCCGGCGGCGCATGTGTTTGAAGGGATGCGGGGGTTACTCGCCACGCAGGCGGCCCCGCTCACCAGCCTCGGTCTGGCGAGCGGACTGAATTTGCTGTATCTCGGCGGGGTGGTCCTGTGGTTTCATCATACGTTCAATGTCTGCAAGGAGCGTGGCTCATTGGTGCGAGTGGGCGAGTAG
- a CDS encoding ATP-binding cassette domain-containing protein → MSSPVVEVRNLCKRFGGFTAVDGISFNIGRGEILGLLGPNGAGKTTTFQMMLGLVTPTSGSIRMFDLDLQSNREAILQQVNFSSTYISLPFSLTVEENLRVVARLYGMSDIAARVDDMVKKLEMGEWRHKLTRKLSSGQMTRLTLAKALLTEPRVLFLDEPTASLDPDIAHKIRAILLEERQATGLSILYTSHNMREMEEMSDRIIFLQRGKIVAEGTAKDIVARFGQADLEDVFLKLAREQ, encoded by the coding sequence ATGTCATCGCCGGTGGTCGAAGTACGCAATCTGTGCAAACGATTCGGCGGATTCACCGCGGTAGACGGGATTTCCTTCAATATCGGGCGGGGCGAGATCCTCGGCTTGCTGGGGCCCAATGGCGCCGGGAAAACCACGACCTTTCAAATGATGCTGGGGCTGGTGACGCCCACTTCCGGTTCGATCCGGATGTTCGATCTCGACTTGCAGTCGAATCGGGAAGCGATTCTCCAGCAGGTCAATTTTTCTTCTACCTACATCTCGTTGCCGTTTTCCCTCACGGTTGAGGAAAACCTCCGGGTCGTCGCCCGATTGTACGGCATGTCCGATATCGCCGCCCGTGTAGACGATATGGTAAAGAAACTGGAGATGGGTGAATGGCGGCACAAGCTGACGCGCAAACTCTCGTCCGGGCAGATGACGCGCTTGACACTGGCCAAGGCACTTCTGACGGAACCCCGGGTATTGTTTCTGGATGAACCAACTGCGAGTCTGGATCCTGATATCGCGCACAAGATCCGCGCGATTCTCTTGGAAGAACGGCAGGCTACCGGGCTCAGCATCCTGTATACCTCGCACAATATGCGGGAAATGGAAGAGATGTCGGATCGCATTATTTTCCTGCAGCGGGGCAAGATTGTGGCGGAAGGCACGGCCAAGGACATCGTGGCCCGATTCGGGCAGGCGGACTTGGAGGATGTGTTTCTGAAACTCGCGCGCGAACAGTAG